One Papaver somniferum cultivar HN1 chromosome 10, ASM357369v1, whole genome shotgun sequence genomic window carries:
- the LOC113315301 gene encoding nucleolin 1-like: MSTSSSNNYDYSYSSSSSDEDSRASVAKSKAKTTHDEGENPSVPLNDRRVTYAELLKRKAEDDEAEDRQRRKDRIRRKILAAEERRRFVDGVPSDSDADASEEETTWVLPEHKIKPDRHTREFQKTMKQIEVEAEAEEDSDSDSDDPYIHPNFINGPDGDSDEEEDSEKDSDDESDKSDESDERNFDCHTFQSKHELEASISDNQKNPSSHTLRPKRTVRVPARYRSDHVEAGSSADVRVVVDDRRRRNGKSVTVVEVEDSSHRVCEDSAESVEAGDRAHAREYPTVGLLFEAPIINTFPDN, from the exons atgtcaacTTCCAGCAGCAACAATTATGATTATAGCTATTCCTCCAGCTCTTCTGACGAGGATTCCAGAGCTTCTGTCGCCAAATCGAAAGCTAAGACAACTCATGACGAGGGGGAAAATCCTAGCGTACCCCTTAATGATCGGAGGGTCACTTATGCTGAGCTTTTGAAGAGAAAAGCCGAGGATGATGAGGCAGAGGATCGTCAGCGTAGAAAAgatcgaatccggcgcaaaaTACTAGCGGCTGAGGAGAGACGTAGATTCGTCGATGGGGTACCTTCTGACTCTGATGCTGACGCTTCCGAAGAGGAAACTACGTGGGTGTTACCAGAGCACAAGATCAAGCCTGACCGGCATACCAGAGAGTTCCAAAAGACTATGAAACAAATTgaagttgaagctgaagcagaagaagacTCGGACTCGGACTCGGACGATCCTTATATCCATCCAAACTTCATCAATGGTCCTGATGGTGATTCCGACGAAGAGgaggattccgagaaggatagtgatgaCGAATCTGATAAATCAGATGaatctgacga AAGAAATTTCGATTGTCATACCTTTCAGTCGAAGCATGAACTAGAAGCGTCTATCTCG gataatcaGAAGAATCCTTCTTCTCACACTTTGAGgcccaagcggactgttagagtccctgcccggtataggtcggATCATGTCGAGgctggatcatct gcggatgttcgtgtcgttgttgatgATAGAAGGAGAAGGAatggaaagtccgtgactgtggttgaggttgaggataGCAGCCACCGAGTCTGTGAAGACTCTGCAGAATCCGTGGAGGCTGGAGACAGGGCTCATGCTCGTGAATATCCAACAGTTGGACTTTTATTTGAAGCTCCTATAATCAATACTTTCCCAGACAATTaa